DNA from Thalassoroseus pseudoceratinae:
CGTCTATGGTGCACTGAAGTTTTACGACCTACCAGACCTACAGAAACCATCAGCAAAAAAAGACCAATAACAAGTACCATGTGCCGGAACTGAGAACCACGTTATTTGTCGCTTTGTTCGATCTCTATTGAACACCATTGTTAATTCGATCGAGCTGGGCAATAGACACAATCGGTCTCAAGCCACCGGTTCGATCAGTTTGCGGTAGATGGCGAATTCCTCAAAGAGTTCTGCGATCGATTGAGCTTCAATTTTTTCCATGATACGAGCGCGACGCATTTCCACCGCGCGTTCCGTGATTTCCAGCTTTGCAGCGATCGCTTTATTTGGCAGGCCGGCTCTGAGCAGTTCAAGCGTTTCATTCTCACGTTTCGTCAAACGTTCGAACTTCTTCACCAGTTGAGTTTGCTGTGAGCGAATTGATTGTCGCTGTAAGTCTCGACTCAACGCTTCCTGGACTTTCGCCATCAGGTCTTCCGGCTGAAACGGCTTCTCAAGTAAATCGATTGCTCCGCGTTTCATAGCCGAAATCGCAATTGGCACATCGGCAAACGCGGTCATCAGGATTGCCGGCAAAGCATCCTCGCCGGGGATTTGCATACGTTCGAGCAGTTCCAAGCCTGTCATGCCAGGCATTTGATAATCGACGATCACACAGCCCATTAGCGCCGGACAATACTCATGCAAGAATTGATCAGCTCGCTCAAAGGCACACGTTTGCATCCCCGACGCTTGTAACAAACATTCGAGAGAC
Protein-coding regions in this window:
- a CDS encoding response regulator transcription factor, coding for MYEPTVYLVDDDIDMRESLECLLQASGMQTCAFERADQFLHEYCPALMGCVIVDYQMPGMTGLELLERMQIPGEDALPAILMTAFADVPIAISAMKRGAIDLLEKPFQPEDLMAKVQEALSRDLQRQSIRSQQTQLVKKFERLTKRENETLELLRAGLPNKAIAAKLEITERAVEMRRARIMEKIEAQSIAELFEEFAIYRKLIEPVA